One stretch of Daphnia pulicaria isolate SC F1-1A chromosome 8, SC_F0-13Bv2, whole genome shotgun sequence DNA includes these proteins:
- the LOC124352636 gene encoding TATA-box-binding protein 2-like — translation MDQMLSSPGFSIPSIGTPLHQPEEDQQILPHNSPIPTQRQQQQQNGFGLALPHQQINTASSSQNLYSLPGFTPQHMLQPQTPQALMSPAPNRGSSAAIGDSHLHSQGTPAPAGMFGPSTPAPMTPHTPASADPGIVPQLQNIVSTVNLGCKLDLKKIALHARNAEYNPKRFAAVIMRIREPRTTALIFSSGKMVCTGAKSEEDSRLAARKYARIVQKLNFPAKFLDFKIQNMVGSCDVKFPIRLEGLVLTHSQFSSYEPELFPGLIYRMVKPRIVLLIFVSGKVVLTGAKVRQEIYDAFDNIYPILKSFKKQ, via the exons ATGGATCAAATGCTATCCAGTCCTGGCTTCAGTATTCCATCAATTGGCACTCCACTTCATCAGCCAGAGGAAGACCAGCAAATTTTACCTCATAACAGCCCTATTCCGACAcaacgtcaacaacaacaacaaaatgggtTTGGACTTGCTCTTCCCCACCAACAGATCAACACTGCATCTAGCTCACAGAACCTATACAGTTTACCGGGATTTACACCTCAGCACATGTTACAACCTCAGACTCCG CAAGCTCTTATGTCACCTGCTCCAAACCGAGGGTCTAGTGCAGCCATCGGGGATTCACACTTGCATTCACAAGGCACACCAGCTCCTGCTGGAATGTTTGGCCCATCTACACCTGCTCCCATGACACCACACACACCAGCTTCTGCTGATCCAGGAATTGTTCCTCAACTACA gAATATAGTATCAACAGTGAATCTGGGATGCAAATTAGATCTAAAAAAGATTGCTCTCCACGCCCGTAATGCAGAGTACAACCCTAAACGTTTCGCAGCCGTGATTATGAGAATCCGAGAGCCCAGAACAACAGCCCTTATCTTTAGTTCAGGGAAAATGGTGTGTACAGGAGCTAAATCTGAAGAAGATTCAAGATTAGCAGCCAGAAAATATGCTCGAATCGTACAGAAGCTTAACTTTCCC GCaaaatttcttgatttcaaaattcaaaacatgGTTGGTAGTTGTGACGTGAAATTTCCTATCCGTCTAGAAGGCCTCGTTTTGACACACAGCCAGTTTAGCAG CTACGAACCCGAACTCTTCCCTGGTCTCATTTACCGAATGGTCAAACCTCGTATTGTTTTGCTTATTTTCGTTTCAGGAAAAGTTGTGCTAACCG GCGCGAAAGTTCGCCAAGAGATCTACGATGCATTCGATAACATATACCCCATATTAAAAAGTTTCAAGAAGCAATAG